A genomic stretch from Helianthus annuus cultivar XRQ/B chromosome 1, HanXRQr2.0-SUNRISE, whole genome shotgun sequence includes:
- the LOC110944130 gene encoding uncharacterized protein LOC110944130, with translation MVYIYIKSLQGRLVGFHCLTHSFAPKLFLMYPQMQNMTISFQENTNIMRILLFIFFGFLGAHKTLARYVTGNPLVELSSADDLRRVAGYGDEKLSTVVVSGSILCDVCLDKNSPLQSHPIPGASMAVSCDTGKKTSKSERVTGTTDEYGDFLIDLPSHLHALPDMENRCIVRIIDLPKSSPCYQAFTGQHRKITFSSVGNGIRAYTAHEFHLTPKYSHPCMNEQETF, from the exons atggtgtatatatatataaaaagccTACAAGGCAGGCTGGTAGGTTTTCATTGTCTCACCCATAGCTTTGCTCCTAAGTTATTTCTTATGTATCCACAAATGCAAAACATGACAATCAGTTTTCAAGAAAACACTAATATCATGAGAATCCTGTTATTCATCTTCTTCGGTTTTCTCGGGGCTCACAAAACGCTCGCTAGATATGTAACTGGAAACCCGTTGGTGGAGCTTTCTAGTGCTGACGACTTGAGAAGGGTGGCGGGATATGGTGACGAGAAGCTCTCAACTGTGGTGGTTAGCGGCTCGATACTATGTGATGTTTGTTTGGATAAAAATTCTCCTCTTCAATCCCATCCCATCCCTG GAGCGTCAATGGCGGTTTCTTGTGATACTGGCAAGAAGACGAGTAAATCTGAACGAGTAACAGGCACAACCGATGAATACGGGGACTTCCTCATCGATCTTCCTTCTCATCTCCATGCACTTCCAGATATGGAAAACAGATGCATAGTGAGAATTATCGACCTACCAAAGAGCTCGCCCTGCTACCAAGCTTTTACGGGTCAACACCGGAAGATAACGTTTTCATCAGTCGGGAATGGTATTCGTGCGTACACCGCTCATGAGTTTCATCTGACACCTAAATATTCACATCCATGCATGAATGAACAAGAGACATTCTAA
- the LOC110944141 gene encoding acyl carrier protein 3, mitochondrial, with the protein MQSLRDSVLTRLRVTVCRRQFALMQDVYATSSVQRLLCTLAGSNHDQVMARVIGLVKKFDKIDAAKVTESADFSKDLSLDSLDRVELVMAFEQEFSIEIPDEEADKLKCCADVANYIQSAPKSEDS; encoded by the exons ATGCAAAGTTTAAGAGATTCCGTGTTGACGCGTTTGAGGGTTACGGTTTGTAGAAGACAATTTGCGTTGATGCAAGATGTGTATGCGACTAGCAGCGTTCAGCGGCTCCTTTGCACGTTAGCCGGGTCGAATCATGATCAGGTAATGGCTCGTGTGATCGGGCTGGTGAAGAAGTTTGACAAGATTGATGCTGCTAAG GTTACTGAATCAGCCGATTTTTCAAAAGATTTGAGCCTTGACAGCCTGGACAGGGTGGAGCTCGTGATGGCGTTTGAGCAAGAATTCTCCATTGAAATCCCAGATGAGGAAGCAGATAAACTGAAATGCTGTGCTGATGTGGCAAACTACATCCAGTCAGCCCCAAAATCTGAGGATTCCTGA